The Astyanax mexicanus isolate ESR-SI-001 chromosome 7, AstMex3_surface, whole genome shotgun sequence genome has a window encoding:
- the LOC111196037 gene encoding toll-like receptor 4 isoform X2, translating to MQIKKHGQYSCEGRNLTYIPTSLPSSVKILDFSFNFLPTLKRSVFPQLNDLQHLDLTRCHIHLIADDAFLNMKNLITLILTGNPVSYFGPDSLNVLHKLHRLVLVDTGLYSLNVRFNNLTKLQELNIGTNNIQSMALPPFMIHFEDFNLLDLHANNISILKVNDTNILQQMKGNLTLILSRNPILHIEPGAFQNMYLRELNIRNAFASLDAQRDGLKALSGLNVGKLVIGNYIENSMLKTSDGDLNGLCLINFEEIDSLCAGWSASELQCIVNATKISIERGNVRAIENVPFQGVKELRIVANYVPVLLKLSHLETLETLVAIQTNYIHIVGISDMPRLQHIDLSQNRVHITDCCENYFKRMPNIRSLNLSNYGNIYLSNNPITGLPSLEVLDLHQTILGGFSAQFELFKKLWNLKYLDISYTEFMFRSTMSFGSLNRLKVLKMAGNRFQGDALSYLFENLTSVEYIDISNCEIDSITWRTFKDLPRLQQLLLNQNRLMVLDFVTHPNLKDLRLLEVHTNNIGSIPLNILQNLPKNLTVLDLSFNPIDCSCSQINFILWITSHQQIFPQKNNILCKSQSLGSRHKTIDFDVGSCERIRRFTIVTSICAVVLLVLASFLAYRFQFYLRYGYILLKGYRTSRQQEWSYDAFVIYSSKDECWVIDELVENLENGIPPIHLCLHVRDFEAGKAITSNIIDEGIMGSRKIIVVVSKHFTDSSWCRFEFEVAQSWLVTQGNPNIIIIILEDVEEEKTKKVFGLHKHLKKNTYLKWSSNPINNTRFWIRLRKAVIT from the exons ATGCAGATTAAAAAGCATGGACAATATTCATGTGAGGGACGGAATCTCACCTACATACCTACCAGTTTACCTTCCTCTGTGAAAATTCTGGACTTCAGTTTTAATTTTTTGCCCACTTTGAAGAGGTCTGTATTCCCTCAGCTGAATGATCTGCAACATCTTGATCTTACAAG ATGTCATATTCATCTTATTGCTGATGATGCTTTCCTCAATATGAAGAACCTCATTACTCTAATTCTCACTGGAAACCCTGTCTCATATTTCGGACCTGATAGCCTGAATGTGCTACATAAATTACACAGATTAGTTTTGGTGGACACTGGCCTGTACTCTTTAAATGTCCGATTTAACAATCTCACCAAGCTTCAAGAACTAAACATTGGAACTAACAACATTCAGTCCATGGCTCTTCCACCGTTCATGATACACTTTGAAGACTTTAACTTACTGGATCTGCATGCTAATAACATTTCTATCTTAAAAGTAAATGACACAAATATTCTTCAGCAGATGAAAGGAAATCTCACATTGATTCTCTCAAGGAACCCGATATTACACATAGAACCAGGAGCATTTCAAAACATGTACCTCAGAGAGCTTAACATTCGCAACGCCTTTGCTTCACTTGATGCCCAAAGGGATGGTCTAAAAGCCCTCAGTGGTCTTAATGTTGGCAAACTTGTAATTGGAAACTACATAGAAAATTCCATGTTAAAAACATCTGATGGTGATCTTAACGGCCTCTGCCTGATTAATTTTGAAGAAATAGATTCTCTCTGTGCTGGTTGGTCAGCGTCTGAATTACAGTGTATTGTCAATGCAACAAAAATCTCTATTGAAAGAGGAAATGTCAGAGCAATAGAAAATGTTCCATTTCAGGGAGTTAAAGAACTCCGCATTGTTGCCAATTACGTACCTGTTTTACTGAAACTTTCCCATCTGGAAACATTAGAAACCTTAGTGGCAATTCAGACTAATTATATACATATTGTAGGAATCAGTGACATGCCCAGGCTCCAGCATATAGATCTAAGTCAAAACAGAGTACACATTACTGACTGCTGTGAAAACTACTTCAAGAGGATGCCAAATATTCGCAGCCTTAACCTGAGTAACtatggaaatatatatttgaGCAACAACCCTATTACTGGACTTCCTTCATTAGAAGTTTTGGACTTACACCAAACAATTTTGGGAGGATTTTCTGCCCAatttgaactttttaaaaagctctggaatttAAAATATCTGGATATTTCATATACAGAATTTATGTTTAGGAGCACTATGAGCTTTGGCAGCTTAAACAGgttaaaagtactaaaaatgGCAGGCAACCGTTTTCAAGGAGATGCGTTGAGTTACTTATTTGAAAATCTCACATCAGTGGAATACATAGACATCTCAAACTGTGAAATTGACAGCATAACCTGGAGAACATTTAAAGATCTTCCAAGATTGCAGCAGTTACTGCTTAATCAGAACAGATTGATGGTTTTGGATTTTGTAACCCATCCAAATTTAAAAGACTTGAGATTATTAGAAGTTCACACAAATAATATTGGCAGCATTCCACTTAATATCCTACAAAATCTACCAAAAAATCTCACTGTTCTTGATTTGTCCTTTAATCCTATTGATTGTTCCTGTTCTCAAATTAATTTTATCTTATGGATCACTAGCCATCAGCAAATCTTCCcccaaaaaaataacattttatgtaAATCACAATCACTGGGATCAAGGCATAAAACTATTGACTTTGACGTTGGAAGCTGCGAACGCATCAGAAGATTTACTATTGTTACGTCTATATGTGCTGTGGTTCTTCTGGTTCTTGCTTCTTTCTTGGCCTACAGGTTCCAGTTTTACCTGCGTTATGGATATATTCTCCTTAAAGGTTATAGAACCTCCAGACAACAAGAATGGTCCTATGATGCGTTCGTGATTTATTCCAGTAAAGATGAATGCTGGGTAATCGATGAACTAGTGGAAAACTTGGAAAATGGAATTCCACCCATACATCTTTGCCTCCATGTGCGAGACTTTGAAGCAGGCAAGGCCATCACCTCCAACATTATAGACGAGGGCATTATGGGCAGTCGTAAAATTATAGTGGTCGTATCTAAACACTTCACTGACAGCTCTTGGTGTAGATTTGAGTTTGAAGTGGCCCAGTCCTGGCTAGTGACACAAGGCAAtcccaacatcatcatcatcattttggAAGATGTTGAAGAAGAGAAGACAAAGAAAGTATTTGggcttcacaaacacctgaaaaAGAACACTTACCTGAAGTGGAGCTCAAATCCCATAAATAACACAAGATTCTGGATTCGTCTCAGAAAAGCTGttataacgtaa
- the LOC111196037 gene encoding toll-like receptor 4 isoform X1, which translates to MMKFLFYTLKHSDYHRVSLTLNQTLLLRYCSCNMTAYCKIGGLFIYIVFFLVQHGIGKECTQIKKHGQYSCEGRNLTYIPTSLPSSVKILDFSFNFLPTLKRSVFPQLNDLQHLDLTRCHIHLIADDAFLNMKNLITLILTGNPVSYFGPDSLNVLHKLHRLVLVDTGLYSLNVRFNNLTKLQELNIGTNNIQSMALPPFMIHFEDFNLLDLHANNISILKVNDTNILQQMKGNLTLILSRNPILHIEPGAFQNMYLRELNIRNAFASLDAQRDGLKALSGLNVGKLVIGNYIENSMLKTSDGDLNGLCLINFEEIDSLCAGWSASELQCIVNATKISIERGNVRAIENVPFQGVKELRIVANYVPVLLKLSHLETLETLVAIQTNYIHIVGISDMPRLQHIDLSQNRVHITDCCENYFKRMPNIRSLNLSNYGNIYLSNNPITGLPSLEVLDLHQTILGGFSAQFELFKKLWNLKYLDISYTEFMFRSTMSFGSLNRLKVLKMAGNRFQGDALSYLFENLTSVEYIDISNCEIDSITWRTFKDLPRLQQLLLNQNRLMVLDFVTHPNLKDLRLLEVHTNNIGSIPLNILQNLPKNLTVLDLSFNPIDCSCSQINFILWITSHQQIFPQKNNILCKSQSLGSRHKTIDFDVGSCERIRRFTIVTSICAVVLLVLASFLAYRFQFYLRYGYILLKGYRTSRQQEWSYDAFVIYSSKDECWVIDELVENLENGIPPIHLCLHVRDFEAGKAITSNIIDEGIMGSRKIIVVVSKHFTDSSWCRFEFEVAQSWLVTQGNPNIIIIILEDVEEEKTKKVFGLHKHLKKNTYLKWSSNPINNTRFWIRLRKAVIT; encoded by the exons ATGATGAAGTTCCTTTTTTACACCTTGAAGCACAGTGACTATCACAGGGTTAGTCTCACACTCAATCAGACATTACTGTTGAGATATTGCTCCTGTAATATGACTGCCTATTGTAAGATTGGAGGATTATTCATCTACATAGTTTTCTTTCTTGTACAACATGGAATCGGAAAGGAGTGCACACAA ATTAAAAAGCATGGACAATATTCATGTGAGGGACGGAATCTCACCTACATACCTACCAGTTTACCTTCCTCTGTGAAAATTCTGGACTTCAGTTTTAATTTTTTGCCCACTTTGAAGAGGTCTGTATTCCCTCAGCTGAATGATCTGCAACATCTTGATCTTACAAG ATGTCATATTCATCTTATTGCTGATGATGCTTTCCTCAATATGAAGAACCTCATTACTCTAATTCTCACTGGAAACCCTGTCTCATATTTCGGACCTGATAGCCTGAATGTGCTACATAAATTACACAGATTAGTTTTGGTGGACACTGGCCTGTACTCTTTAAATGTCCGATTTAACAATCTCACCAAGCTTCAAGAACTAAACATTGGAACTAACAACATTCAGTCCATGGCTCTTCCACCGTTCATGATACACTTTGAAGACTTTAACTTACTGGATCTGCATGCTAATAACATTTCTATCTTAAAAGTAAATGACACAAATATTCTTCAGCAGATGAAAGGAAATCTCACATTGATTCTCTCAAGGAACCCGATATTACACATAGAACCAGGAGCATTTCAAAACATGTACCTCAGAGAGCTTAACATTCGCAACGCCTTTGCTTCACTTGATGCCCAAAGGGATGGTCTAAAAGCCCTCAGTGGTCTTAATGTTGGCAAACTTGTAATTGGAAACTACATAGAAAATTCCATGTTAAAAACATCTGATGGTGATCTTAACGGCCTCTGCCTGATTAATTTTGAAGAAATAGATTCTCTCTGTGCTGGTTGGTCAGCGTCTGAATTACAGTGTATTGTCAATGCAACAAAAATCTCTATTGAAAGAGGAAATGTCAGAGCAATAGAAAATGTTCCATTTCAGGGAGTTAAAGAACTCCGCATTGTTGCCAATTACGTACCTGTTTTACTGAAACTTTCCCATCTGGAAACATTAGAAACCTTAGTGGCAATTCAGACTAATTATATACATATTGTAGGAATCAGTGACATGCCCAGGCTCCAGCATATAGATCTAAGTCAAAACAGAGTACACATTACTGACTGCTGTGAAAACTACTTCAAGAGGATGCCAAATATTCGCAGCCTTAACCTGAGTAACtatggaaatatatatttgaGCAACAACCCTATTACTGGACTTCCTTCATTAGAAGTTTTGGACTTACACCAAACAATTTTGGGAGGATTTTCTGCCCAatttgaactttttaaaaagctctggaatttAAAATATCTGGATATTTCATATACAGAATTTATGTTTAGGAGCACTATGAGCTTTGGCAGCTTAAACAGgttaaaagtactaaaaatgGCAGGCAACCGTTTTCAAGGAGATGCGTTGAGTTACTTATTTGAAAATCTCACATCAGTGGAATACATAGACATCTCAAACTGTGAAATTGACAGCATAACCTGGAGAACATTTAAAGATCTTCCAAGATTGCAGCAGTTACTGCTTAATCAGAACAGATTGATGGTTTTGGATTTTGTAACCCATCCAAATTTAAAAGACTTGAGATTATTAGAAGTTCACACAAATAATATTGGCAGCATTCCACTTAATATCCTACAAAATCTACCAAAAAATCTCACTGTTCTTGATTTGTCCTTTAATCCTATTGATTGTTCCTGTTCTCAAATTAATTTTATCTTATGGATCACTAGCCATCAGCAAATCTTCCcccaaaaaaataacattttatgtaAATCACAATCACTGGGATCAAGGCATAAAACTATTGACTTTGACGTTGGAAGCTGCGAACGCATCAGAAGATTTACTATTGTTACGTCTATATGTGCTGTGGTTCTTCTGGTTCTTGCTTCTTTCTTGGCCTACAGGTTCCAGTTTTACCTGCGTTATGGATATATTCTCCTTAAAGGTTATAGAACCTCCAGACAACAAGAATGGTCCTATGATGCGTTCGTGATTTATTCCAGTAAAGATGAATGCTGGGTAATCGATGAACTAGTGGAAAACTTGGAAAATGGAATTCCACCCATACATCTTTGCCTCCATGTGCGAGACTTTGAAGCAGGCAAGGCCATCACCTCCAACATTATAGACGAGGGCATTATGGGCAGTCGTAAAATTATAGTGGTCGTATCTAAACACTTCACTGACAGCTCTTGGTGTAGATTTGAGTTTGAAGTGGCCCAGTCCTGGCTAGTGACACAAGGCAAtcccaacatcatcatcatcattttggAAGATGTTGAAGAAGAGAAGACAAAGAAAGTATTTGggcttcacaaacacctgaaaaAGAACACTTACCTGAAGTGGAGCTCAAATCCCATAAATAACACAAGATTCTGGATTCGTCTCAGAAAAGCTGttataacgtaa